From a single Deltaproteobacteria bacterium genomic region:
- the nifU gene encoding Fe-S cluster assembly scaffold protein NifU: MYTKTVMDHFRNPRNVGEMANPSGVGQIGNPVCGDMMTIYLDIENDVIKDIKFQTFGCGAAIAVSSMLTELAKGKTIAEAKKITNKDVAAALDGLPKNKLHCSNLGADALQSAIRDYEDRKSGKVRKPEEEAEKHSHDHEDKCYCPYCDSELAEGDTFCKACSFHDDEKK; the protein is encoded by the coding sequence ATGTACACAAAAACCGTGATGGACCATTTCAGGAATCCGCGCAACGTGGGGGAAATGGCCAACCCAAGTGGCGTGGGGCAGATAGGAAACCCCGTTTGCGGCGACATGATGACCATTTATCTGGATATTGAAAACGACGTCATAAAAGACATCAAGTTCCAGACCTTCGGATGCGGGGCGGCCATAGCGGTCTCGTCCATGCTGACGGAACTGGCCAAGGGCAAGACCATCGCCGAGGCCAAGAAGATCACCAACAAGGACGTGGCCGCCGCCCTGGACGGGCTGCCCAAGAACAAGCTCCATTGTTCCAACCTTGGGGCCGACGCCCTCCAGTCCGCCATAAGGGACTACGAGGACAGAAAAAGCGGCAAGGTTAGAAAACCTGAGGAAGAGGCCGAAAAGCACAGCCACGACCACGAAGACAAGTGCTATTGCCCCTACTGCGATTCCGAGCTTGCCGAGGGCGACACCTTCTGCAAGGCCTGCAGCTTCCACGATGATGAGAAAAAGTAA